Proteins encoded by one window of Procambarus clarkii isolate CNS0578487 chromosome 92, FALCON_Pclarkii_2.0, whole genome shotgun sequence:
- the LOC123775125 gene encoding alpha-mannosidase 2C1 isoform X1 encodes MTDPGVQASLHKDVTTTLPRIYNYFAATRFREVNLIDRLYPDIRSVELSHWSVPGGAGAWQDWTFQEIVAQEFAPTTVGEKFGPTWSTHWFKVTFQVPDEWAGAEVRLRWGSNSEAAVWSPEGSILQGLSTGDEDALRTDYTITQSYEAGSPPYTFYVEMAANRIMGASSGDLIDPPDPALFFTLSRAEIARLDTRVYKLTRDLEVLHQLAQQLIPDQRGYQALYTANQMVNSITAGDDSGASDLADQYLAKGNGARAHTLAAIGNCHIDSAWLWPYSETKRKVARSFSSQLKLMDDYPEFIFVASQAQQWAWCKQYYPELFERVKARVAEGRFLPVGSTWVEMDGNIPSGESFVRQFLHGQRFYQQELGITCKEFWLPDTFGYSAQIPALMKHVGLTRFLTQKLSWNTVNKFPHHNFVWEGIDGTPVLAHFPPGESYGMSVKVEEAAHTVDNLQDKGRVSISAFLFGYGDGGGGPTQDMLERTRRLKDTDGCPKMQMMTPDEFFGQLEKEQHNLCRWVGELFLERHNGTYTTQAAMKRLCRQAEFRLRDAEFLLTQAVAVLGISTTSLLLKQSLETLEGAWKKVMLNQFHDVLPGSGIALIYPEAERLYQEAMEAALAVWNAAADAIFGSDGEKTQVALNTLQWARTEVVKVASSTAQKGAQRAEDGLQYALVAAPPMGSAPAQAIVPSTPVTVEVVDGVVVVDNGLLRAEINSWGQVISLVVAGDDRDVFRKADGTQLAGNQLVLFDDQPIYWDAWDVMDYHLETPTVLNVEGSGYAVTPVTVVESGPVMARLRWGITISPNSSLTQDIELAAASPYLTCSTSVTWGENRKFLKAVFDTNIRAQNASFDIQFGHLQRPTHVNTSWDSARYEVCGHKWADLSEPDWGMALLNDSKYGWMARGHQLSLSLLRSPKAPDDTADMRHHTFQYAILPHTGTLQEAEVVRRGYEFNNPLTLLQVPQDRAEWSAVSVEGTGAVVHTVKPAEDGTGDVILRLYESNGAKTKITLKLWWRVSSVAECDGLEVGGAALPFTLSDGVTTIPLSLAPFTIRALRLSLLA; translated from the exons ATGACTGACCCAGGGGTGCAGGCGAGCCTCCACAAggacgtcaccaccacactaccacgtatCTACAATTACTTCGCGGCCACCCGCTTCAGGGAGGTCAACCTCATCGACCGTCTTTATCCGGACATCCGTTCCGTGG AGCTGTCACACTGGAGCGTCCCTGGGGGTGCCGGAGCATGGCAAGACTGGACCTTCCAGGAGATAGTGGCGCAGGAGTTCGCCCCCACCACTGTCGGGGAGAAGTTCGGCCCCACCTGGAGCACCCACTGGTTCAaggtcaccttccaggtcccggaCGAGTGGGCGGGAGCTGAAGTGAGGCTTCGCTGGGGTTCCAACTCTGAGGCCGCCGTCTGGAGCCCTGAAGGTAGTATTCTCCAG GGACTGTCTACAGGGGACGAGGACGCTCTCCGCACAGACTACACCATAACACAGTCCTATGAGGCCGGGTCGCCCCCCTACACCTTCTACGTGGAGATGGCCGCCAACCGCATTATGGGGGCCTCCTCTGGCGACCTTATAG ACCCGCCTGACCCAGCGCTGTTCTTCACACTGAGCCGGGCTGAGATCGCGCGCCTCGACACCCGGGTGTACAAGCTGACGCGAGACCTCGAAGTCCTTCACCAGCTGGCTCAACAGCTGATCCCGGACCAGCGGGGGTATCAGGCTCTCTACACAGCCAACCAGATGGTTAATTCCATCACAGCTGGTGATGACAG CGGGGCTAGCGATCTAGCCGACCAATACCTGGCCAAGGGTAACGGGGCGCGGGCCCACACCTTGGCCGCGATAGGCAACTGTCACATCGACTCGGCATGGCTCTGGCCTTACTCTGAGACCAAGAGGAAGGTCGCTCGAAGCTTCTCCTCTCAGCTCAAACTCATGGACGACTACCCAGAGTTCATCTTCGTGGCTTCACAG GCCCAGCAGTGGGCGTGGTGCAAGCAGTACTATCCCGAGTTGTTCGAGAGGGTGAAGGCGAGAGTGGCGGAGGGAAGGTTCCTGCCTGTGGGCAGCACCTGGGTGGAGATGGATGGCAACATCCCCAGCGGCGAGTCCTTCGTCAGGCAGTTCCTCCACGGCCAGCGCTTCTACCAGCAGGAACTCGGCATCACCTGTAAGGAGTTTTGGCTTCCTGATACCTTCGGCTACTCTGCTCAGATCCCAGCTCTCATGAAG cacgtgGGGCTGACCAGGTTCCTCACCCAGAAGCTCAGCTGGAACACCGTCAACAAGTTCCCTCACCACAACTTCGTGTGGGAGGGTATTGACGGCACGCCCGTCCTCGCTCACTTCCCTCCCGGTGAATCCTACGGCATGTCTGTCAA GGTGGAGGAGGCGGCGCACACCGTGGACAACTTGCAGGACAAGGGACGTGTCTCcatctcagcattcctcttcggcTACGGGGACGGGGGCGGCGGCCCCACCCAAGATATGCTGGAAAGGACACGCCGACTCAAGGACACGGACGGCTGCCCCAA GATGCAAATGATGACCCCGGACGAGTTCTTCGGCCAGTTGGAGAAAGAGCAGCACAACCTGTGCAGGTGGGTCGGCGAGCTCTTCCTGGAGCGCCACAACGGCACCTACACCACACAGGCGGCCATGAAGAGGCTGTGTCGTCAAGCAGAGTTTCGTCTGAGAGATGCCGAGTTCCTCCTGACGCAGGCCGTGGCGGTCCTGGGCATCAGCACCACCTCTCTACTCCTGAAGCA GAGCCTGGAGACGCTGGAGGGGGCCTGGAAGAAGGTGATGCTCAACCAGTTCCACGACGTCCTCCCAGGCTCGGGAATTGCTCTCATCTACCCGGAAGCGGAGAGGCTGTACCAGGAGGCCATGGAGGCCGCCCTCGCCGTCTGGAACGCTGCCGCTGACGCCATCTTCG GCAGTGACGGGGAGAAGACGCAGGTGGCCCTCAACACGCTGCAGTGGGCCCGGAcggaggtggtgaaggtggcgtcGTCGACGGCGCAGAAGGGGGCACAGCGAGCGGAGGACGGCCTCCAGTATGCCCTGGTGGCGGCCCCGCCCATGGGTAGTGCCCCTGCCCAAGCCATCGTGCCCTCCACTCCAGTCACTGTAG AGGTGGtggacggggtggtggtggtggacaacgGCCTCCTGAGGGCCGAGATCAACTCCTGGGGTCAGGTCATCAGCCTCGTGGTCGCTGGCGACGATAGGGACGTCTTCAGGAAAGCGGACGGTACCCAGCTGGCGGGGAACCAGTTGGTGCTCTTTGACGACCAACCCATCTACTGGGACGCTTGGGACGTTATGGACTACCACCTGGAGACACCCACAGTTCTTAATGTTGAGGGG tCAGGATACGCAGTGAcgccagtgacagtggtggagtctGGTCCTGTGATGGCGAGGCTTCGTTGGGGGATCACCATCAGTCCAAACTCCTCCCTCACCCAGGACATTGAGCTTGCCGCCGCCTCCCCCTACCTCACCTGCAGTACCTCCGTCACCTGGGGCGAGAACAGAAAGTTCCTGAAAGCCGTCTTCGACACCAACATTCGCGCGCAAAACGCCAGCTTCGACATCCAGTTCGGTCACCTGCAgcgccccacacacgtcaacacaTCCTGGGACTCCGCCAGATATGAAGTCTGCGGACACAA atGGGCGGATCTGTCTGAGCCAGACTGGGGGATGGCTCTCCTCAACGACAGCAAGTATGGCTGGATGGCTCGCGGCCAccagctctccctctctctgctcCGCTCACCCAAGGCTCCGGATGACACTGCAGACATGCGCCACCATACCTTCCAGTACGCCATCCTGCCCCACACAG GAACGCTGCAGGAGGCTGAGGTGGTCAGGCGAGGGTACGAATTCAACAACCCTCTGACTCTGCTCCAGGTGCCCCAGGACAG GGCGGAGTGGTCTGCGGTGAGCGTGGAGGGTACCGGGGCCGTGGTACACACCGTCAAGCCCGCCGAGGACGGTACAGGTGATGTCATCCTGCGCCTCTATGAGAGCAACGGGGCGAAGACCAAGATAAC GCTGAAGTTGTGGTGGCGGGTGTCGTCAGTGGCGGAGTGTGACGGGCTGGAGGTGGGCGGGGCAGCCCTGCCCTTCACCCTGTCTGACGGAGTGACCACCATTCCTCTCTCCCTGGCTCCCTTCACCATTCGCGCCCTCAGGCTCTCCCTGCTGGCCTAG
- the LOC123775125 gene encoding alpha-mannosidase 2C1 isoform X2, protein MAANRIMGASSGDLIDPPDPALFFTLSRAEIARLDTRVYKLTRDLEVLHQLAQQLIPDQRGYQALYTANQMVNSITAGDDSGASDLADQYLAKGNGARAHTLAAIGNCHIDSAWLWPYSETKRKVARSFSSQLKLMDDYPEFIFVASQAQQWAWCKQYYPELFERVKARVAEGRFLPVGSTWVEMDGNIPSGESFVRQFLHGQRFYQQELGITCKEFWLPDTFGYSAQIPALMKHVGLTRFLTQKLSWNTVNKFPHHNFVWEGIDGTPVLAHFPPGESYGMSVKVEEAAHTVDNLQDKGRVSISAFLFGYGDGGGGPTQDMLERTRRLKDTDGCPKMQMMTPDEFFGQLEKEQHNLCRWVGELFLERHNGTYTTQAAMKRLCRQAEFRLRDAEFLLTQAVAVLGISTTSLLLKQSLETLEGAWKKVMLNQFHDVLPGSGIALIYPEAERLYQEAMEAALAVWNAAADAIFGSDGEKTQVALNTLQWARTEVVKVASSTAQKGAQRAEDGLQYALVAAPPMGSAPAQAIVPSTPVTVEVVDGVVVVDNGLLRAEINSWGQVISLVVAGDDRDVFRKADGTQLAGNQLVLFDDQPIYWDAWDVMDYHLETPTVLNVEGSGYAVTPVTVVESGPVMARLRWGITISPNSSLTQDIELAAASPYLTCSTSVTWGENRKFLKAVFDTNIRAQNASFDIQFGHLQRPTHVNTSWDSARYEVCGHKWADLSEPDWGMALLNDSKYGWMARGHQLSLSLLRSPKAPDDTADMRHHTFQYAILPHTGTLQEAEVVRRGYEFNNPLTLLQVPQDRAEWSAVSVEGTGAVVHTVKPAEDGTGDVILRLYESNGAKTKITLKLWWRVSSVAECDGLEVGGAALPFTLSDGVTTIPLSLAPFTIRALRLSLLA, encoded by the exons ATGGCCGCCAACCGCATTATGGGGGCCTCCTCTGGCGACCTTATAG ACCCGCCTGACCCAGCGCTGTTCTTCACACTGAGCCGGGCTGAGATCGCGCGCCTCGACACCCGGGTGTACAAGCTGACGCGAGACCTCGAAGTCCTTCACCAGCTGGCTCAACAGCTGATCCCGGACCAGCGGGGGTATCAGGCTCTCTACACAGCCAACCAGATGGTTAATTCCATCACAGCTGGTGATGACAG CGGGGCTAGCGATCTAGCCGACCAATACCTGGCCAAGGGTAACGGGGCGCGGGCCCACACCTTGGCCGCGATAGGCAACTGTCACATCGACTCGGCATGGCTCTGGCCTTACTCTGAGACCAAGAGGAAGGTCGCTCGAAGCTTCTCCTCTCAGCTCAAACTCATGGACGACTACCCAGAGTTCATCTTCGTGGCTTCACAG GCCCAGCAGTGGGCGTGGTGCAAGCAGTACTATCCCGAGTTGTTCGAGAGGGTGAAGGCGAGAGTGGCGGAGGGAAGGTTCCTGCCTGTGGGCAGCACCTGGGTGGAGATGGATGGCAACATCCCCAGCGGCGAGTCCTTCGTCAGGCAGTTCCTCCACGGCCAGCGCTTCTACCAGCAGGAACTCGGCATCACCTGTAAGGAGTTTTGGCTTCCTGATACCTTCGGCTACTCTGCTCAGATCCCAGCTCTCATGAAG cacgtgGGGCTGACCAGGTTCCTCACCCAGAAGCTCAGCTGGAACACCGTCAACAAGTTCCCTCACCACAACTTCGTGTGGGAGGGTATTGACGGCACGCCCGTCCTCGCTCACTTCCCTCCCGGTGAATCCTACGGCATGTCTGTCAA GGTGGAGGAGGCGGCGCACACCGTGGACAACTTGCAGGACAAGGGACGTGTCTCcatctcagcattcctcttcggcTACGGGGACGGGGGCGGCGGCCCCACCCAAGATATGCTGGAAAGGACACGCCGACTCAAGGACACGGACGGCTGCCCCAA GATGCAAATGATGACCCCGGACGAGTTCTTCGGCCAGTTGGAGAAAGAGCAGCACAACCTGTGCAGGTGGGTCGGCGAGCTCTTCCTGGAGCGCCACAACGGCACCTACACCACACAGGCGGCCATGAAGAGGCTGTGTCGTCAAGCAGAGTTTCGTCTGAGAGATGCCGAGTTCCTCCTGACGCAGGCCGTGGCGGTCCTGGGCATCAGCACCACCTCTCTACTCCTGAAGCA GAGCCTGGAGACGCTGGAGGGGGCCTGGAAGAAGGTGATGCTCAACCAGTTCCACGACGTCCTCCCAGGCTCGGGAATTGCTCTCATCTACCCGGAAGCGGAGAGGCTGTACCAGGAGGCCATGGAGGCCGCCCTCGCCGTCTGGAACGCTGCCGCTGACGCCATCTTCG GCAGTGACGGGGAGAAGACGCAGGTGGCCCTCAACACGCTGCAGTGGGCCCGGAcggaggtggtgaaggtggcgtcGTCGACGGCGCAGAAGGGGGCACAGCGAGCGGAGGACGGCCTCCAGTATGCCCTGGTGGCGGCCCCGCCCATGGGTAGTGCCCCTGCCCAAGCCATCGTGCCCTCCACTCCAGTCACTGTAG AGGTGGtggacggggtggtggtggtggacaacgGCCTCCTGAGGGCCGAGATCAACTCCTGGGGTCAGGTCATCAGCCTCGTGGTCGCTGGCGACGATAGGGACGTCTTCAGGAAAGCGGACGGTACCCAGCTGGCGGGGAACCAGTTGGTGCTCTTTGACGACCAACCCATCTACTGGGACGCTTGGGACGTTATGGACTACCACCTGGAGACACCCACAGTTCTTAATGTTGAGGGG tCAGGATACGCAGTGAcgccagtgacagtggtggagtctGGTCCTGTGATGGCGAGGCTTCGTTGGGGGATCACCATCAGTCCAAACTCCTCCCTCACCCAGGACATTGAGCTTGCCGCCGCCTCCCCCTACCTCACCTGCAGTACCTCCGTCACCTGGGGCGAGAACAGAAAGTTCCTGAAAGCCGTCTTCGACACCAACATTCGCGCGCAAAACGCCAGCTTCGACATCCAGTTCGGTCACCTGCAgcgccccacacacgtcaacacaTCCTGGGACTCCGCCAGATATGAAGTCTGCGGACACAA atGGGCGGATCTGTCTGAGCCAGACTGGGGGATGGCTCTCCTCAACGACAGCAAGTATGGCTGGATGGCTCGCGGCCAccagctctccctctctctgctcCGCTCACCCAAGGCTCCGGATGACACTGCAGACATGCGCCACCATACCTTCCAGTACGCCATCCTGCCCCACACAG GAACGCTGCAGGAGGCTGAGGTGGTCAGGCGAGGGTACGAATTCAACAACCCTCTGACTCTGCTCCAGGTGCCCCAGGACAG GGCGGAGTGGTCTGCGGTGAGCGTGGAGGGTACCGGGGCCGTGGTACACACCGTCAAGCCCGCCGAGGACGGTACAGGTGATGTCATCCTGCGCCTCTATGAGAGCAACGGGGCGAAGACCAAGATAAC GCTGAAGTTGTGGTGGCGGGTGTCGTCAGTGGCGGAGTGTGACGGGCTGGAGGTGGGCGGGGCAGCCCTGCCCTTCACCCTGTCTGACGGAGTGACCACCATTCCTCTCTCCCTGGCTCCCTTCACCATTCGCGCCCTCAGGCTCTCCCTGCTGGCCTAG